One region of Armigeres subalbatus isolate Guangzhou_Male chromosome 3, GZ_Asu_2, whole genome shotgun sequence genomic DNA includes:
- the LOC134220512 gene encoding adipose-secreted signaling protein-like, giving the protein MDGSNQHDHHVHFDAAVMKSGLHDNSIIYQVATTANSIMIHLGFLQINHRYRIELNIPVKPLIKSGLRIGQNSDFLVEESKLPNIHCKLLEFPTKFLVDSEGEDNMTATIEFFAHKEKLVKEHLHVCGKQDSHAKFDLILIARVLGRGKGTPMLRDGIHLIAVEDDEESELSDWQGFSKKE; this is encoded by the coding sequence ATGGACGGTAGCAATCAGCATGATCATCATGTTCACTTCGATGCAGCTGTGATGAAAAGCGGGCTCCACGATAATTCCATTATCTATCAAGTAGCAACTACTGCGAACTCAATCATGATTCATTTGGGGTTTCTTCAAATAAATCATAGATACCGGATCGAATTGAATATTCCTGTTAAACCACTAATAAAAAGTGGACTTAGAATAGGTCAGAATTCTGATTTTCTGGTAGAAGAATCAAAGTTACCAAATATTCATTGCAAATTACTAGAATTTCCCACCAAATTCTTGGTAGACAGTGAAGGTGAAGATAATATGACAGCTACGATAGAATTCTTTGCACACAAAGAAAAACTTGTTAAGGAGCACCTGCATGTTTGTGGAAAACAGGATTCTCATGCTAAATTTGATTTAATTCTTATTGCGCGTGTACTGGGTCGAGGAAAAGGAACACCAATGTTGCGCGATGGCATTCATTTGATCGCAGTGGAGGATGACGAAGAATCGGAACTATCTGACTGGCAAGGATTCTccaaaaaagaatga